AATCCGCCCATTGTCGTTGCGCAAGAGATCGACAAGCCTTTCGATCTCATTATCCTGAGCTGCAAAGCCTACGATCTGCAAGGCGCCATCGATTCGTTCGCGCCTGCCGTCGGTCCCGACACGGCGATCCTGCCGCTTCTGAACGGCATGGCTCATCTCGATGCGCTCGACGCGCGTTTCGGCGCGGCGAACGTGCTCGGCGGCCAATGCGTGATCGGCGCGACGCTCGATGCCGAAGGCACCATCGTGCATCTGAACAACATGCAGTCGATGACGATCGGCGAGCGCGCGGGCGGCCGGACGGCGCGCATCGACGCCTTCGCGCAGCAACTCGGCGGCGCGCGCTACGAACTGAACGTGAGCGAGAACGTCCTCCAGTCGATGTGGGACAAGTGGGTCTTCCTCGCGACGCTCGCGAGCGGCACGTGTCTGATGCGCGCGCCGATCGGCGACATCGTGACCGCGCCGGGCGGCGAAGACCTGTT
This genomic interval from Caballeronia sp. LZ062 contains the following:
- the panE gene encoding 2-dehydropantoate 2-reductase, whose product is MRILVVGAGAIGGYFGARLLEAGRGVTFLVRERRAERLRENGLNVRSPDGDLSFANPPIVVAQEIDKPFDLIILSCKAYDLQGAIDSFAPAVGPDTAILPLLNGMAHLDALDARFGAANVLGGQCVIGATLDAEGTIVHLNNMQSMTIGERAGGRTARIDAFAQQLGGARYELNVSENVLQSMWDKWVFLATLASGTCLMRAPIGDIVTAPGGEDLLRRLFDECCGIAADNGYAPGDAVVARARAFFSERGSQMTASMLRDIENNAPIEADHIVGDLLARRKTAVDAPSSVLATAYAHLKAYEARRARSLHA